From Debaryomyces hansenii CBS767 chromosome C complete sequence, a single genomic window includes:
- a CDS encoding DEHA2C09988p (similar to uniprot|Q99186 Saccharomyces cerevisiae YOL062c APM4 Clathrin associated protein), whose translation MITALFIYNPKGDVLMSKLYNEGVKRNISDVFRIQVMSVNSQHYSNGGNGGREVRSPVLTLGSTSFIYIKSGLLWICAVTRSNQDCSAILEFLYKLESLLKVMLDETPGEKVLTEDMIVNNFSLVYELLDEVVEFGYPTNLELSYLQNLLTSVSANDKIFKLPNNALSGAKSLNSGLSRRKTVKLNSSNITWRNPDIKYRRNEIFLNVEEKINVLMNSQAEVLRAYVDGKIQMKTHLSGMPECRFGLNDDSLVLNSMSADRSAIPNSGSVTLEDCKFHQSVELNKFDSDRVIQFIPPDGEFQLMSYNCMSNINLPFGVYPQVHQLGNSRVSYKLRIKSLFPSKIPATGVQIKIPTPKGVINSYSTNSSGKSKFHPEANYIIWKFNKFFGNQEHDLTAEVELPHSSDADIKNLLNWARPPIKLEFTIDMFSCSGLTVKFLRVQEKSNYRTVKWVKYTSQSGSYDIRY comes from the coding sequence atgattacAGCGTTGTTCATATATAACCCTAAAGGGGACGTTCTTATGTCTAAGTTGTATAATGAAGGAGTGAAGAGAAATATATCTGATGTATTTAGAATTCAAGTGATGTCAGTGAATTCTCAACATTATTCTAACGGAGGAAATGGCGGTAGGGAAGTTCGTTCACCCGTGTTAACATTGGGATCTACATcgtttatttatataaagTCAGGGTTGTTATGGATATGTGCCGTGACTAGATCGAACCAGGATTGTTCAGCAATTTTGGAGTTCCTATACAAGCTCGAGTCGTTATTGAAGGTAATGTTGGATGAAACTCCAGGCGAGAAAGTGTTGACAGAAGACATGATTGTGAATAATTTCAGCTTAGTGtatgaattattggacGAGGTTGTAGAGTTTGGATACCCAACTAATTTAGAGTTGAGCTATTTACAGAATCTTTTGACTTCGGTATCAGCAAATGATaagattttcaaattgCCCAATAATGCTTTATCAGGGGCCAAGTCGTTGAACTCAGGGTTATCTAGGCGGAAGACGGTTAAACTCAACTCGCTGAATATTACATGGAGAAACCCTGACATTAAATACAGGAGAAATGAGATCTTTTTGAACGTTGAAGAGAAGATTAATGTCTTAATGAATTCACAAGCGGAAGTGCTAAGAGCATACGTTGATGGGAAAATACAAATGAAAACGCATTTGTCGGGAATGCCCGAATGTAGGTTTGGATTGAATGATGACAGCTTGGTGTTGAATTCGATGAGTGCCGACCGGTCCGCAATACCCAATAGTGGATCAGTGACATTGGAAGATTGCAAGTTCCACCAGTCAGTCGAATTGAACAAGTTTGATTCTGATAGAGTTATACAGTTCATACCGCCAGATGGCGAATTCCAGTTGATGTCATACAACTGCATGCTGAACATCAATTTACCCTTTGGGGTCTATCCCCAGGTCCACCAGCTTGGAAACCTGAGAGTACTGTACAAATTAAGaattaaatctttattCCCATCCAAAATTCCTGCAACAGGCGTGCAGATCAAGATACCGACCCCAAAGGGTGTTAtcaattcatattcaaCCAATTCGCTGGGAAAATCGAAGTTTCACCCAGAGGCAAACtatataatttggaaatttaacaaattttttgGCAATCAAGAGCATGATTTAACTGCAGAAGTCGAATTGCCTCATTCGAGCGATGCAgatatcaagaatttgCTCAACTGGGCCAGACCACCGATCAAGTTGGAGTTCACCATCGATATGTTTTCGTGCTCAGGCTTGACTGTCAAGTTTTTAAGGGTTCAAGAAAAGTCTAATTACAGAACTGTTAAGTGGGTCAAATACACTTCACAATCGGGCTCTTATGACATTCGTTATTAG
- a CDS encoding DEHA2C10010p (similar to uniprot|Q12265 Saccharomyces cerevisiae YOL061W PRS5 5-phospho-ribosyl-1(alpha)-pyrophosphate synthetase) — MRDLFVLGGSSHPNLTRSICRNLTIDQAFVDSKKFSNGETSIEIQDSVREKDVFIIQSGCGHVNDNFLELLIMIAACKTASAKRVTAVLPLFPYSRQPDVPHAASLTGAPSVSTKKDKYTFESAPGTPRPLSRGESEAEGPVSPTPSSANSSQQTETLLSKATMNNVKQPVPTRVNTKIPSYTPTSIVTNSAATNLPCVDVYGKTESGYKQWIAQNGTLIANLLTTAGADRCITMDLHDPQFQGFFNIPVDNLYSKPLLKHYIIDYIPNYSDCVIVSPDSGGAKRATSIADALGCSFALIHKERRAKVANTPPSTNATNTGLHSVQNSLVATTMLVGDVKDRVCVLVDDLVDSSYTITRAAKLLKDQGAKYVYALVTHGIFSGDAINRINKSAVDKLIVTNSVPQNDNIGVLGDKLEVLDISRILAESIRRIHNGESVSMLFDHGW, encoded by the coding sequence ATGAGAGACCTTTTTGTATTGGGAGGGTCGTCCCATCCAAATTTAACCCGCTCGATTTGTCGCAACTTGACTATTGACCAAGCCTTTGTTGATTCgaaaaaattttccaatGGAGAGACTAGTATTGAAATCCAGGACTCAGTTAGAGAAAAAGATGTTTTTATCATACAATCGGGGTGTGGACATGTAAATGacaattttcttgaattattgattatgatAGCTGCATGTAAGACGGCTAGTGCCAAAAGGGTGACGGCAGTGTTACCATTATTCCCATACTCGAGACAGCCTGATGTTCCTCATGCAGCATCACTTACAGGGGCACCATCGGTGAGTACCAAGAAGGATAAATATACGTTCGAAAGTGCACCTGGTACACCTAGACCTTTATCAAGAGGCGAATCTGAAGCAGAAGGGCCGGTATCACCAACACCTTCATCAGCAAACAGCTCGCAACAAACCGAAACTCTCTTAAGTAAAGCCACAATGAATAATGTCAAGCAACCAGTTCCTACGAGGGTTAATACCAAGATTCCTTCATATACACCCACATCAATTGTGACTAATTCAGCAGCTACAAACTTGCCCTGTGTGGATGTATACGGGAAGACCGAGAGTGGTTACAAGCAATGGATTGCGCAAAACGGGACTTTGATTGCCAATTTATTAACCACTGCTGGGGCTGACCGTTGCATTACTATGGATTTACACGATCCCCAGTTTCAAGGTTTCTTTAACATCCCCGTGGATAACCTCTACTCAAAGCCATTGTTAAAGCACTATATTATAGACTACATACCCAACTACCTGGATTGTGTTATCGTTTCACCAGACAGTGGAGGAGCCAAGAGAGCCACTTCTATAGCAGATGCACTTGGATGTTCGTTTGCGTTAATTCATAAGGAGAGAAGGGCCAAGGTCGCAAACACACCTCCATCGACCAATGCAACGAACACCGGCTTGCATTCGGTGCAAAATTCATTAGTGGCCACCACCATGTTGGTGGGTGATGTCAAGGACCGTGTCTGTGTGTTGGTGGATGACTTGGTGGATTCGTCTTACACTATCACGAGGGCCGCCAAGTTATTGAAAGACCAAGGGGCAAAATACGTGTATGCACTTGTCACACATGGGATTTTCAGTGGAGATGCCATCAACAGAATTAATAAGTCTGCGGTGGACAAGCTCATCGTCACTAACTCTGTCCCTCAAAATGACAACATAGGCGTATTAGGCGACAAGCTCGAGGTGTTGGACATCTCGCGGATATTGGCCGAGTCGATCAGAAGAATTCACAATGGTGAATCCGTTTCAATGCTTTTCGACCACGGATGGTAG
- a CDS encoding DEHA2C10032p (no similarity) encodes MTKQYTGWEKNMYTGCWARSSERTITEMGHFFWKQLAWMARAETCTTTGFEIGVRWALIWHLLAFIFGIFRGNEASRADGGQRIGIKTLNGLGIGYEWPEKEGLRGFWIWG; translated from the coding sequence ATGACCAAACAATATACGGGATGGGAGAAAAATATGTATACAGGGTGTTGGGCCAGAAGTAGCGAGCGAACAATAACGGAGATGGGGCATTTTTTTTGGAAGCAGTTGGCGTGGATGGCGCGGGCGGAAACATGTACCACTACGGGCTTTGAAATTGGTGTCCGATGGGCATTAATTTGGCACTTATTGGCATTTATATTTGGCATTTTCCGGGGTAATGAGGCATCGCGGGCGGACGGAGGGCAGAGAATTGGCATTAAGACGCTAAACGGGCTAGGTATAGGTTATGAGTGGCCGGAGAAGGAAGGTTTGAGAGGGTTTTGGATTTGGGGTTGA
- a CDS encoding DEHA2C10054p (similar to uniprot|P33327 Saccharomyces cerevisiae YDL215c GDH2 NAD-specific glutamate dehydrogenase) codes for MTGELNIQGLSLDASNSNNSSVQSLKHGYIDSPFSGKKDQYEQVLDVLDSTGFIPESLIESEARWFYESLGIDDVFFARESAQGIANHIHSLYSCKVQAFATDSSDQPLIHYKREAEDHAVFFDTYGANDYTRNRFEERIDDKYIDPSSHLGTSYRGEYFSAPLNYKQDAILSGVFEKNADLSNQFVRCYFIYKNNYHHAEVSTDETDLEKIGDKTFLKIASAKTKELYSEIIKNVISNTGPVIKYFPIEESEEYRVVIGFRQKTSARYNSALSDLVNYYKLQTTRKYIEQFSNGVSIVSMYLTSKHNKTPVDLSIYQVIKEASLLYCIPHNYFHDRFISGELSLQESIYAQCGVIFVTHFLNRLGPEYNKLTALLDPAKSTNHAEVLNSLKKRLRSETFTQNYIQEIFDTKRDIVRKLYRQFADVHYIRSSMEKTLSYQRLSQITPVGTEEEFEELLNRECSQNEHHILVLKALFVFNNSILKTNFYTSTKVAISFRLNPTFLPATEYPEKPYGMFFIVGSDFRGFHIRFRDVARGGIRIVKSRSLDAYNTNARNLFDENYNLANTQQRKNKDIPEGGSKGVILLDPGVAQDRPRACFEKYIDSLIDLLLKQHIPGVKDSYVDLYNKQEILFLGPDEGTAHYVDWATLHAKARGAPWWKSFLTGKNPKLGGIPHDEYGMTSLSVRAYVNKIYEKLNIDDAKIRKFQTGGPDGDLGSNEILLSRNENYVGLVDGSGVIADPNGLDKQELLRLAKERKMICNYDKSKLSPAGYIVLVDDVNIKLPNGITVPNGVSFRNTFHLKIKEAFGTDKVDLFVPCGGRPAAIDSNNVHELIDQKTGKSVVPYFVEGANLFVTQDAKLSLERAGCVIFKDASTNKGGVTSSSLEVLASLSFDDQGFLSNMCIDSQTGVTPKFYQEYVKEAQSIIVSNAQNEFEALWKLKSETGLPFTQLSDKLSVSINKLSDELANSKELWNDDQDFRNAVLLDSLPRLLLQEIGIDNILARVPESYLKALFATHLASSFVYSRGIDSNPAKFLEFISSLRKEYVHKKIL; via the coding sequence ATGACAGGGGAATTGAATATACAAGGTTTGTCTTTGGATGCTAGTAACTCCAACAATTCATCGGTACAGAGCTTAAAACATGGATACATCGATAGTCCATTTTCTGGTAAGAAAGACCAATATGAACAGGTTTTGGATGTGTTAGACAGCACTGGATTTATCCCAGAGTCGTTGATCGAGCTGGAAGCTAGATGGTTTTACGAGAGTTTGGGGATCGACGATGTTTTCTTTGCCCGCGAGTCGGCGCAAGGAATCGCCAATCACATCCACTCGTTGTATTCGTGTAAGGTGCAAGCGTTTGCTACTGACAGCAGCGATCAGCCTTTGATTCACTACAAGAGGGAGGCGGAAGACCATGCGGTGTTTTTTGACACGTATGGCGCTAACGACTACACTCGTAACCGGTTCGAGGAAAGGATCGATGACAAGTACATAGATCCGTCGAGCCACTTGGGCACCAGTTACAGAGGTGAGTACTTCAGTGCGCCATTGAACTACAAGCAGGATGCGATCTTATCGGGAGTCTTTGAGAAGAATGCCGACTTGAGTAACCAGTTTGTCAGATGTTACTTTATCTACAAGAACAACTATCACCATGCGGAGGTCTCGACAGACGAGACCGATTTGGAAAAGATCGGTGACAAGACGTTCTTGAAGATCGCTTCGGCCAAGACCAAGGAGCTCTACTCCGAGATCATCAAGAATGTGATCTCTAACACCGGGCCCGTGATCAAGTACTTCCCAATCGAAGAGCTGGAAGAATATAGAGTGGTCATTGGGTTCAGACAGAAGACTTCTGCTAGATACAACTCGGCTTTGAGTGATTTGGTCAACTACTACAAGTTGCAAACCACCAGAAAGTacattgaacaattttccAACGGTGTTTCCATCGTTTCGATGTACCTTACTTCGAAGCACAACAAGACGCCTGTTGACTTATCCATCTACCAGGTCATCAAGGAAGCCTCGTTGTTGTACTGTATTCCTCACAATTACTTCCATGATAGATTTATCTCGGGTGAGTTATCTTTACAAGAAAGTATATATGCACAATGTGGGGTTATTTTCGTTACACATTTCTTGAACAGATTGGGCCCAGAATACAACAAGTTGACTGCATTATTAGATCCTGCTAAGTCGACTAACCACGCCGAAGTCTTGAATTCGTTGAAGAAACGTTTAAGGTCAGAAACTTTCACCCAGAACTACATccaagaaatttttgacACCAAGCGTGATATTGTCAGAAAATTGTACCGTCAATTCGCTGATGTCCACTACATTCGTTCTTCCATGGAGAAGACCTTGTCTTATCAAAGATTATCTCAAATAACTCCAGTGGGTaccgaagaagaattcgaagaattgTTAAATCGTGAGTGTTCCCAAAACGAACACCACATCTTGGTGTTGAAGGCtttgtttgttttcaaCAACtctattttgaaaacaaatTTCTACACTTCTACCAAGGTTGCAATCTCATTTAGATTGAACCCTACGTTCTTACCAGCTACTGAATATCCAGAGAAGCCATACGGTATGTTCTTCATTGTCGGTAGTGACTTCAGAGGTTTCCACATCAGATTTAGAGATGTAGCTAGAGGTGGTATCAGAATTGTGAAATCGAGATCGCTTGATGCTTACAACACTAATGCCAGAAACTTGTTCGATGAAAACTATAACTTAGCAAATACTcaacaaagaaagaataaagaTATTCCTGAAGGTGGTTCTAAGGGGGTTATTCTTTTGGATCCAGGTGTGGCTCAAGATAGACCAAGAGCTTGTTTCGAAAAGTATATCGATTCGTTAAtcgatttattattaaagcaACATATACCTGGTGTTAAAGATTCCTATGTTGACTTATATAACAAGCAggaaattttattcttgGGTCCTGATGAAGGTACCGCTCACTACGTTGACTGGGCTACCTTACATGCTAAAGCAAGAGGTGCACCATGGTGGAAGTCTTTCTTAACCGGTAAGAACCCTAAGCTTGGTGGTATTCCTCACGATGAATATGGTATGACCAGTTTGTCAGTAAGAGCTTACGTAAATAAGATCTATGAAAAGttgaatattgatgatgcCAAAATCAGAAAGTTCCAAACTGGTGGTCCAGATGGTGATCTTGGTagtaatgaaattttattgtcCAGAAATGAAAACTATGTTGGTCTTGTTGATGGTTCTGGAGTTATCGCAGATCCAAATGGTCTTgataaacaagaattacTCAGATTAGCCAaggaaagaaaaatgatcTGTAATTACGATAAGTCTAAATTATCTCCAGCAGGTTATATTGTTTTGGTTGATGATGTCAACATTAAATTACCAAATGGAATTACTGTTCCTAACGGTGTCAGCTTTAGAAATACCTTCCATTTAAAGATTAAAGAAGCATTTGGCACTGACAAGGTTGACTTGTTTGTTCCATGCGGTGGTAGACCAGCTGCTATTGATAGCAATAATGTTCACGAATTAATCGACCAAAAGACTGGTAAGTCTGTTGTGCCTTACTTTGTTGAGGGTGCTAACTTGTTCGTTACTCAAGATGCAAAGTTGTCTTTAGAAAGAGCAGGATGTGTGATCTTTAAGGACGCCTCTACCAATAAGGGTGGTGTTACTTCCTCATCGTTGGAAGTGTTAGCATCATTGTCTTTCGATGATCAAGGATTCTTATCCAACATGTGTATTGATTCACAAACCGGAGTTACTCCAAAGTTCTACCAAGAATATGTTAAAGAGGCCCAAAGTATTATTGTTTCTAATGCtcaaaatgaatttgaagccTTATGGAAATTGAAATCTGAAACCGGCTTACCTTTCACACAATTGTCAGACAAGTTATCTGTTTCCATCAACAAATTGAGTGACGAGTTAGCTAACTCGAAGGAATTATGGAACGATGACCAAGACTTCAGAAATGCGGTTTTACTCGATTCATTGCCTCGCTtattattacaagaaattggtattgataatatctTAGCTAGGGTTCCAGAATCCTACTTGAAAGCATTATTTGCTACCCATTTGGCATCCTCATTTGTTTATTCAAGAGGTATTGATTCCAACCCAGCAAAGtttttggaatttatttcttctcttaGAAAGGAATATGTCCacaaaaaaattctttaa
- a CDS encoding DEHA2C10076p (no similarity) has product MGFFAKWNSLPVRVRYYIGGSTFAFALIGDYVTGRVNDEVKQREIASNKLQEEVSSSK; this is encoded by the coding sequence atggGATTCTTTGCCAAGTGGAATAGCTTACCGGTAAGGGTAAGATATTATATCGGTGGGTCTACATTTGCCTTTGCTTTAATTGGTGACTACGTTACGGGAAGGGTTAATGATGAAGTTAAGCAAAGAGAGATTGCGCTGAACAAATTGCAAGAGGAAGTAAGTCTGTCTAAATAA